A single Triticum dicoccoides isolate Atlit2015 ecotype Zavitan chromosome 2A, WEW_v2.0, whole genome shotgun sequence DNA region contains:
- the LOC119352523 gene encoding RHOMBOID-like protein 10, chloroplastic, with amino-acid sequence MATRLLLRLRSISPPLPPAHIPGSCSSAAQLGNCVLHCSPPGMRELHVLPRAVPNNSRWFGGGSRWHSSSSKPPRPRSILTNVLFAASFSAAGLLIDDTSSEDKQKSPPMGPIDTGSNKKKTHKRDCTNALLAINVMVYVVDVAARGRLSLCGAMVNSLALHDIGPMVEEVTGPARFLTIYFTSALAGSLMSYCAGIKSSVGASTAICGLIGAQAVYMWRHRNHLEKTNVTLGRIAFDVVINVGVGLYVMKRIDNWGHLGGLLAGVVVECFVGPHWKKLGVAEDRTKVIQDRAPLAWLTNGGIRPQKTVFTETEEGLFAK; translated from the exons ATGGCGACGCGGCTGCTGCTCCGGCTCCGCTCCATCAGCCCGCCTCTTCCTCCGGCACATATTCCTGGCTCCTGCTCTTCGGCTGCCCAACTCGGAAATTGTGTCCTTCATTGCTCGCCGCCG GGCATGCGGGAACTTCATGTCTTGCCAAGAGCAGTACCGAACAACAGTCGATGGTTTGGAGGAGGATCACGTTGGCATTCTTCGTCGTCCAAGCCACCCCGCCCTCGCAGCATCCTCACGAATGTGCTCTTTGCTGCGTCCTTCTCCGCTGCCGGCCTTCTCATCGATGACACATCATCGGAGGATAAGCAGAAATCGCCACCCATGGGCCCAATTGATACTGGAAGCAACAAGAAGAAGACCCACAAGAGGGACTGCACCAACGCTCTTCTCGCCATCAATGTCAT GGTTTACGTCGTGGATGTAGCAGCAAGAGGGAGGCTTTCTCTGTGCGGAGCTATG GTAAATAGTCTCGCTTTGCATGATATTGGGCCTATGGTGGAAGAGGTCACTGGCCCTGCAAGATTTCTAACTATTTATTTCACTTCGGCATTGGCAG GTTCACTCATGAGTTACTGTGCTGGCATCAAATCTTCTGTTGGTGCGTCCACTGCTATTTGTGGATTG ATTGGTGCACAAGCTGTTTATATGTGGAGGCACCGAAACCATTTGGAGAAAACAAATGTAACTTTAGGGCGAATTGCATTTGATGTTGTAATCAATGTG GGCGTTGGCCTCTACGTAATGAAACGCATAGACAACTGGGGTCAT TTAGGAGGCTTGCTTGCGGGAGTGGTTGTTGAATGTTTTGTCGGTCCACATTGGAAGAAGCTAGGGGTTGCAGAGGATAGAACGAAGGTGATCCAAGACAGGGCACCTCTTGCTTGGCTAACCAATGGTGGTATAAGACCACAAAAAACAGTCTTTACTGAGACAGAAGAAGGGTTGTTCGCAAAGTGA